From Synoicihabitans lomoniglobus, the proteins below share one genomic window:
- the panD gene encoding aspartate 1-decarboxylase, with the protein MQLNLLKSKIHRAEVTDLSLHYEGSLAVDRDFMTMVGLREYEKILVGNMANGERFETYAIAAPAGSKTISLNGATAHLGKRGDLLTIMSFAAFEAAEAETWQPKVLLLGEGNTKIIKRPVAA; encoded by the coding sequence ATGCAACTTAATCTACTCAAGTCCAAGATTCACCGCGCCGAGGTGACCGACCTTTCCCTCCATTATGAGGGCAGCTTGGCGGTCGACCGTGACTTCATGACCATGGTCGGTCTGCGCGAATACGAAAAGATCCTCGTCGGCAACATGGCCAACGGCGAACGCTTCGAGACCTACGCCATCGCGGCCCCCGCCGGCTCGAAGACGATCTCCCTCAACGGCGCAACCGCCCACCTCGGAAAACGCGGCGATCTACTCACGATCATGTCCTTCGCCGCGTTTGAAGCCGCCGAAGCCGAGACCTGGCAGCCCAAGGTGCTCCTGCTGGGCGAGGGCAATACCAAGATCATCAAACGTCCCGTCGCGGCGTAG
- a CDS encoding pyridoxal-phosphate-dependent aminotransferase family protein, which produces MSYKLFIPGPIAVSAKTMAALTSAPIGHRSPDFVALYQSIQPDLQKLFVTSDPVYLSTSSAWGIMEGALNNVCTKKVLNCMNGAFSDKWNDVAIRNGLEATALQFDWGQPVDPEAVRAELARGGYDAITLIHNETSTGTMTDLAAVMAVVREFPEVISIVDTVSSFSAVSIPKDELGIDIMITGSQKALALPPGLALCAVSERARERAATVPNRGYYFDLLEFHKNHEKGMTPSTPNIPHIYALRSKLEDIMTEGMETRFARHARLNAKVRETIFAQGFELFPALENGSLSLNCFANTRNIDLPALNKMLKNEHHLVIDGGYGKLKGKAFRISNMGDETDETIAEMLDAVVATMAKTPILSV; this is translated from the coding sequence ATGAGCTACAAACTGTTTATCCCCGGCCCCATCGCCGTTTCCGCCAAAACCATGGCGGCGCTCACTTCGGCGCCCATCGGTCATCGCAGCCCCGATTTCGTGGCGCTTTACCAATCCATTCAGCCGGATCTGCAAAAGCTCTTCGTCACCAGCGACCCCGTCTACCTCTCCACCAGCAGTGCGTGGGGCATCATGGAAGGTGCCCTCAACAACGTGTGCACGAAGAAGGTGCTCAACTGCATGAACGGCGCGTTCTCCGACAAGTGGAACGACGTCGCCATCCGCAACGGCCTCGAAGCCACCGCCCTGCAATTTGATTGGGGCCAACCCGTCGACCCCGAGGCCGTCCGCGCCGAACTCGCTCGGGGCGGCTACGACGCCATCACCCTTATCCACAACGAGACGTCGACCGGCACGATGACCGACCTCGCGGCCGTCATGGCCGTTGTGCGCGAGTTCCCCGAAGTAATTTCCATCGTCGACACGGTCAGCTCGTTCAGCGCCGTCTCGATCCCGAAGGACGAACTCGGCATCGACATCATGATCACCGGTTCGCAAAAGGCCCTCGCCCTGCCCCCGGGTCTCGCCCTGTGCGCCGTTTCCGAGCGCGCCCGCGAACGCGCCGCCACCGTGCCCAACCGCGGCTACTACTTTGACCTCCTCGAATTCCACAAGAATCACGAGAAGGGCATGACGCCCAGCACGCCCAACATTCCCCACATCTACGCCCTGCGCTCCAAACTCGAAGACATCATGACCGAGGGCATGGAGACGCGGTTTGCCCGTCACGCCCGCTTGAACGCCAAGGTGCGCGAAACAATTTTTGCCCAAGGTTTCGAACTCTTCCCTGCGCTGGAAAATGGCTCCCTCTCTCTCAACTGTTTCGCCAATACGCGGAACATCGATCTGCCGGCCTTGAACAAGATGCTCAAAAACGAGCACCATCTGGTCATCGATGGCGGCTACGGGAAGTTGAAGGGCAAGGCCTTCCGTATTTCCAACATGGGCGACGAAACCGACGAAACCATCGCCGAAATGCTCGACGCCGTTGTCGCCACCATGGCGAAAACGCCAATCCTTAGCGTCTAG
- a CDS encoding aminopeptidase, protein MIIDPRYNDLAAGLTGFSTKLKRGERVLIDAFDVPDAVVIALVRAARARGAVPYVQIHRARITRELMLKAEVEHYEPHAAVELQRMQDMDAYIALRGSENIFENSDVPSARVQKVAKAMKPVLDHRVNKTKWVVLRWPTSAMAQQAAMSTEAFEDFYFRVCTLDYSRMIPGMRALNKLMSNTDKVEIKGPGTDLKFSIKGIGACSCGGDRNIPDGEVFSCPVKDSVEGVIQYNAPTVYLGSSFDGIRLEFSQGKVIKATAGTPKATKRLNQILDSDAGARYIGEFAIGFNPHILEPMRDILFDEKIAGSFHFTPGQAYGHCGNGNNSQVHWDMVCIQRPEWGGGEIWFDGKLIRKDGLFVPKSLEKLNPDYLLGKA, encoded by the coding sequence ATGATTATCGATCCTCGTTACAACGATCTGGCTGCCGGACTCACCGGATTTTCCACCAAGCTCAAACGCGGCGAACGCGTCTTGATTGACGCTTTCGATGTGCCCGATGCCGTGGTGATCGCCTTGGTTCGTGCCGCCCGCGCTCGCGGCGCCGTGCCCTACGTGCAAATCCACCGCGCCCGGATCACGCGGGAGTTGATGCTCAAAGCCGAGGTCGAGCACTACGAGCCCCACGCGGCCGTGGAACTACAACGTATGCAGGACATGGATGCCTACATCGCGCTGCGTGGCTCCGAGAACATTTTCGAGAATTCCGACGTGCCGTCGGCGCGCGTGCAAAAAGTCGCCAAGGCGATGAAGCCCGTGCTCGACCACCGCGTGAACAAGACCAAGTGGGTGGTGCTGCGCTGGCCCACCAGCGCCATGGCTCAACAAGCCGCGATGAGCACCGAAGCGTTTGAGGACTTTTATTTCCGCGTCTGCACGCTCGACTACTCCCGCATGATCCCGGGCATGCGCGCCCTCAACAAGCTCATGTCGAACACCGACAAGGTGGAAATCAAGGGCCCGGGCACCGACCTGAAGTTCTCCATCAAAGGCATCGGGGCGTGTTCGTGCGGCGGTGATCGCAACATCCCCGACGGCGAAGTGTTTTCCTGTCCGGTCAAGGACAGCGTGGAAGGTGTCATCCAATACAATGCGCCGACCGTTTACCTCGGATCGTCGTTCGACGGCATCCGCCTGGAGTTCAGCCAGGGCAAGGTCATCAAAGCCACCGCCGGCACGCCCAAAGCCACCAAGCGCCTCAACCAGATTCTCGATAGTGACGCGGGGGCCCGCTACATCGGCGAGTTCGCCATCGGCTTCAATCCACACATCCTCGAGCCCATGCGTGACATTCTTTTCGACGAGAAAATCGCGGGCTCGTTCCACTTCACGCCGGGCCAGGCCTACGGTCACTGCGGCAACGGCAACAACTCGCAGGTGCACTGGGACATGGTCTGCATTCAACGTCCCGAATGGGGTGGCGGCGAAATCTGGTTCGACGGCAAGCTTATCCGCAAGGATGGCCTCTTCGTGCCAAAGTCCCTCGAAAAACTCAACCCCGACTACCTGCTCGGCAAAGCGTAG
- a CDS encoding type IA DNA topoisomerase produces the protein MKSLVVAEKPSVATDLAKALGRVPKKGDVYENDEYVIASAVGHLVELEMPEDIDKKKYGYWRLETLPIVPKKFGLKPIKSSEDKLKVLKKQLKRKDIDQVINACDAGREGELIFTYIYQLAKSKLPVKRAWMQTMTTGGIRTAFEKLRDGEKMAGLADAARCRSESDWLIGINGTRALTKRMFGSRAGNVASVGRVQTPTLALLVARELEIRNFTPRDYWRVTANFEVGAGSYEGTYQRPNFKKADDLDRVDRIWDQASAQAVHAACQGNPPAVVTEEKKATTQIAPRLYDLTTLQREANNRFGISARRTLQIAQALYEKHKMITYPRTDSRALPEDYIPTCRETLEKLGGDLGEHASNVLNNGWLHPNKRIFNNAQISDHFAIIPTPVEPKKLEDLEGKVYDMIARRFVATFHPVAKFDVTTRISTVAQEHAFKTEGKILTEAGWLAVYGRDAADAAVANPGASKDKTLPAVAAGESATTTEATLLAEQTKPPARYSEATLLSAMETAGKLVDADELADAMKERGLGTPATRADTIDGLINQKYLERNQRELQPTAKAEQLLEFLHAVEADVLTKPDMTGEWEFKLREMEFNRYERDTFMAEITKVTEGIVDRTKNFNEEEGDVRETAIISPSDNKPMLETLRAYRSQDGLITIYKVTSGRRMEEPEIAELVSAGEIGPIEGFVSARTGNHFPAKLKLGAPDDDGKRKVELDFGQNEDLSALEPFWTDPKTGQELCEDSTNFVLRERNGDEWKRAFRVGRIMCQKEVTREQAIQMVETGKTDLIKGFISKRGRPFDAFLLKAGNRVRWEFPPREAKPGAKGGPRAKKVFDPSKATLIGPSKAHGEEAQLQSTADAFVVTKPSGADDAPRVVFELKKKLCDREITQTEIEQLMSEGKTALLEGFVSKRGAKFSAHLVLSKTKAKADFEFPPR, from the coding sequence ATGAAGTCCCTTGTCGTCGCCGAGAAACCCAGTGTCGCTACCGATTTAGCCAAAGCCCTCGGTCGGGTTCCGAAGAAAGGCGACGTCTACGAAAACGATGAATACGTCATCGCCTCGGCCGTCGGCCACCTCGTCGAACTCGAGATGCCCGAGGACATTGATAAAAAGAAATACGGTTACTGGCGCCTCGAAACCCTGCCCATCGTCCCCAAGAAATTCGGGCTTAAGCCGATCAAGTCTTCCGAGGACAAACTCAAGGTCCTCAAAAAGCAGCTGAAGCGCAAAGACATCGACCAAGTCATCAACGCTTGCGACGCGGGTCGCGAGGGTGAGCTCATCTTCACCTACATTTACCAACTCGCCAAATCCAAGCTCCCGGTCAAACGCGCCTGGATGCAGACCATGACCACGGGGGGCATTCGCACCGCCTTTGAGAAGCTTCGCGATGGCGAGAAAATGGCCGGCCTCGCCGATGCCGCCCGCTGCCGTTCCGAGAGCGACTGGCTCATCGGCATCAACGGCACCCGTGCTCTCACGAAACGCATGTTCGGTTCCCGCGCTGGCAACGTCGCGTCCGTCGGTCGCGTGCAAACCCCGACGCTCGCCCTGCTCGTGGCCCGCGAACTCGAGATCCGTAATTTCACGCCCCGCGATTACTGGCGCGTCACCGCCAACTTCGAGGTCGGTGCCGGTTCCTACGAGGGCACCTATCAGCGCCCGAATTTCAAAAAAGCCGACGATCTCGACCGCGTGGATCGTATCTGGGACCAAGCGTCCGCCCAAGCCGTCCACGCCGCCTGCCAAGGCAACCCGCCCGCTGTCGTCACCGAGGAGAAGAAGGCCACGACCCAGATCGCGCCCCGCCTCTACGACCTTACCACGCTCCAACGCGAGGCCAACAACCGCTTCGGCATCTCCGCCCGCCGCACGCTTCAGATCGCCCAGGCGCTCTACGAGAAGCACAAGATGATCACTTACCCCCGCACCGATTCGCGGGCGCTGCCGGAGGACTACATCCCCACTTGTCGGGAAACCCTCGAAAAGCTCGGCGGCGATTTGGGCGAACACGCCAGCAACGTGCTCAACAACGGTTGGCTGCATCCCAACAAACGCATTTTCAACAACGCGCAAATCTCGGATCACTTCGCGATCATCCCCACGCCCGTCGAGCCCAAGAAACTCGAGGATCTCGAAGGCAAGGTCTACGACATGATCGCCCGCCGATTCGTCGCCACCTTCCACCCAGTGGCCAAGTTCGACGTCACGACCCGGATCTCCACCGTCGCGCAGGAACACGCCTTTAAAACCGAGGGCAAAATCCTCACCGAGGCCGGCTGGCTCGCCGTTTACGGCCGCGATGCCGCCGATGCCGCCGTGGCCAATCCCGGCGCATCCAAGGACAAGACGTTGCCCGCCGTCGCCGCTGGCGAGTCCGCCACCACGACCGAAGCCACCCTCCTCGCCGAACAAACCAAGCCCCCGGCGCGCTACTCGGAAGCCACCTTGCTCTCCGCCATGGAAACCGCCGGCAAACTCGTCGACGCCGACGAACTCGCCGACGCCATGAAGGAACGCGGCCTCGGCACGCCCGCCACCCGCGCCGATACCATCGACGGCCTCATCAACCAGAAATACCTGGAGCGCAACCAGCGCGAACTGCAGCCCACGGCCAAAGCCGAACAACTTCTGGAGTTTCTCCACGCCGTCGAAGCCGACGTCCTCACCAAACCTGACATGACCGGCGAATGGGAGTTCAAGCTGCGCGAGATGGAGTTCAACCGCTACGAGCGCGACACCTTCATGGCCGAGATCACCAAGGTCACCGAAGGCATTGTCGATCGCACCAAGAACTTCAACGAAGAGGAAGGCGACGTCCGCGAGACCGCCATCATTTCGCCTTCGGATAACAAACCGATGCTGGAAACGCTGCGCGCCTACCGCTCGCAGGACGGTCTCATCACCATCTACAAAGTTACCAGCGGCCGCCGCATGGAGGAGCCGGAAATCGCCGAACTCGTCTCCGCCGGCGAGATCGGCCCCATCGAAGGTTTCGTCTCCGCCCGCACCGGCAATCACTTCCCGGCCAAACTCAAACTCGGCGCGCCCGACGACGACGGCAAACGGAAGGTCGAACTCGATTTCGGTCAAAACGAAGATCTCAGCGCCCTCGAACCCTTCTGGACCGATCCCAAGACCGGCCAGGAACTCTGCGAAGACTCCACCAACTTCGTCCTGCGCGAGCGCAACGGCGACGAATGGAAACGCGCCTTCCGGGTCGGCCGCATCATGTGCCAGAAAGAGGTCACCCGCGAGCAGGCCATTCAAATGGTCGAGACCGGGAAAACCGATCTCATCAAAGGCTTCATCTCCAAACGCGGCCGTCCGTTCGACGCCTTTCTGCTCAAAGCCGGCAACCGCGTGCGGTGGGAATTTCCGCCCCGCGAAGCCAAACCGGGCGCCAAGGGCGGTCCCCGCGCCAAGAAAGTCTTCGATCCCTCCAAAGCGACGCTCATCGGCCCGAGTAAAGCCCACGGCGAAGAAGCTCAACTGCAATCCACGGCAGACGCGTTCGTCGTCACGAAACCAAGCGGAGCCGATGATGCGCCCCGCGTCGTCTTCGAATTGAAGAAAAAACTCTGCGACCGCGAAATCACCCAGACGGAGATCGAGCAGCTCATGAGTGAAGGCAAAACCGCCCTGCTCGAAGGCTTCGTCTCCAAACGCGGCGCCAAGTTCTCGGCCCACCTCGTCCTCTCCAAAACCAAAGCCAAAGCCGACTTCGAATTTCCGCCTCGGTGA
- a CDS encoding Ppx/GppA phosphatase family protein → MRLARPAIGVIDLGSNSIKALVACRRDDGRLEAIEQRTIDARISAGISHAHPVLSDAGMRAGVEAVVELADMVKAHHPLDIAVVATSAVRDAANGATFAARVTAATGLPLRILSGDEEAQSIGRGLLCDPALADWQSFHVFDLGGGSLECLSFENRRLTRAGSLPLGCVRLSERLIADPAQPLTADEESAVRAFVRDALTAAGIAFPAPLAPAVFCGGTVTTSRSIVAEARNISLAETNPRVTTELLAAILKKLGRMPLDERREVPGLPERRADVMPTALATVLALADYAGFTAFQHSFYNLRWGIADGLLPT, encoded by the coding sequence ATGAGACTCGCCCGTCCCGCCATCGGAGTCATCGATCTCGGCTCTAATTCCATCAAAGCCCTCGTGGCCTGTCGTCGGGACGACGGTCGCCTCGAAGCCATCGAGCAACGCACGATCGACGCCCGCATCAGTGCCGGAATCAGTCACGCCCATCCCGTGCTGAGCGATGCCGGTATGCGCGCCGGGGTCGAGGCCGTGGTCGAACTCGCCGACATGGTCAAAGCCCACCATCCGCTCGACATCGCCGTCGTCGCCACCAGCGCGGTGCGTGATGCCGCCAACGGTGCAACTTTCGCCGCCCGGGTGACCGCCGCGACGGGTCTACCCTTGCGCATTCTCAGCGGAGACGAGGAGGCCCAATCCATTGGGCGCGGATTACTGTGCGACCCAGCGCTGGCGGACTGGCAATCGTTTCACGTCTTCGACTTGGGCGGCGGCAGCCTCGAATGCCTTTCTTTCGAAAACCGACGACTCACCCGGGCAGGCAGTCTGCCGCTCGGCTGCGTGCGACTCAGCGAGCGATTGATTGCGGACCCCGCGCAACCGCTGACGGCCGACGAGGAATCGGCCGTCCGCGCCTTTGTTCGCGATGCGCTCACGGCCGCTGGCATTGCTTTTCCGGCGCCCTTGGCCCCGGCCGTTTTCTGTGGTGGAACCGTCACCACATCGCGGTCGATTGTGGCCGAAGCTCGCAACATTTCCTTGGCCGAAACCAATCCGCGCGTAACGACGGAATTACTCGCCGCGATTCTCAAGAAACTCGGGCGCATGCCCCTGGACGAGCGCCGAGAAGTGCCCGGTCTACCTGAACGTCGCGCCGACGTGATGCCGACGGCTTTGGCGACGGTGTTGGCGCTGGCCGACTACGCCGGTTTCACCGCCTTTCAGCACTCGTTCTACAACCTGCGCTGGGGCATCGCCGACGGGCTCCTGCCGACGTAG
- the rsmI gene encoding 16S rRNA (cytidine(1402)-2'-O)-methyltransferase, whose translation MSAPVAANASLTPLPGHLYVVATPIGNMADLTERALALLGSVDLVACEDTRTTGSMLTRLGLRRELVAYHDHNETEAAERLADELAAGKSIAVVSDAGTPALSDPGFRIVRACRRRALPVVPVPGPCAITTALCAAGLPTNGFFFAGFLPPKSAARINFLTKYQDFDYTLALYESCHRIDKFAREIVDTLGPDRVVCIAKELTKLHETFWVGTASEVNDRLAQASRKGEFVVLIAPASFTL comes from the coding sequence ATGTCCGCTCCGGTCGCTGCCAACGCGTCACTCACGCCCCTTCCCGGCCATCTCTACGTGGTGGCCACTCCCATTGGCAACATGGCCGATCTCACCGAGCGCGCCCTCGCGTTGCTGGGATCAGTCGACTTGGTGGCCTGCGAAGATACCCGCACCACCGGCAGTATGCTCACCCGGCTCGGCTTGCGCCGCGAACTGGTGGCCTATCATGACCACAATGAAACCGAAGCCGCCGAGAGACTGGCCGACGAACTTGCCGCCGGCAAATCCATCGCCGTCGTGAGCGACGCCGGCACCCCGGCTTTAAGCGATCCGGGCTTTCGCATCGTCCGCGCCTGCCGTCGCCGCGCCCTGCCCGTGGTGCCCGTGCCCGGCCCCTGTGCCATCACCACCGCCCTTTGTGCGGCGGGCCTGCCCACCAATGGCTTCTTTTTCGCCGGTTTTCTGCCTCCCAAATCGGCCGCCCGGATCAACTTCCTCACCAAGTATCAGGACTTCGACTACACCCTCGCGCTTTACGAAAGCTGCCACCGCATCGACAAGTTCGCGCGCGAGATAGTGGACACCCTCGGCCCCGACCGGGTGGTTTGCATCGCCAAGGAACTCACCAAACTGCACGAAACATTCTGGGTGGGAACGGCGAGTGAGGTGAACGACCGCCTCGCCCAAGCCAGCCGCAAGGGCGAATTCGTGGTGCTGATCGCTCCCGCCTCCTTCACGCTATGA
- the lpxK gene encoding tetraacyldisaccharide 4'-kinase, translating to MSSPWLKQKLISFEQFAIDVVYGRRDDLPAVIFAGGLQGLSYLFKGIVKLRWWLYRHRVLHDQPLGCLVVVVGNLTVGGTGKTPVVEKFARALRDQGRRVAILSRGYKSKAPPMWKKWWFWITHTAEPPPRIVSDGNEVLLNSEEAGDEPYMLARNLPGVLVLVDKNRVKAGTYAIKRFGCDTLILDDGFQYMPLKGRLNLLLVDKTNPFGNGFLLPRGILREPISHLKRASYVFLTKSNGQRDTELEDLIQKHNPGVDIIECTHQPQYLQLLGEAPENEATRRPLEELQLKRIGAFSGIATPESFEKFLRDLGADIAFARRFLDHYRFVPSDFVEIFSAGLEHKVDMIVTTEKDAVRIASDMPCPVPIYYLRLEIDILHGADDFDEAVGRLCFEQTR from the coding sequence ATGTCCAGTCCGTGGCTTAAGCAGAAGCTGATCTCATTCGAGCAATTCGCCATCGATGTGGTCTATGGGCGGCGGGACGATTTACCGGCGGTGATTTTTGCCGGTGGGTTGCAGGGGTTGTCGTATCTGTTCAAGGGGATCGTCAAACTGCGCTGGTGGCTCTACCGGCACCGCGTGCTCCACGACCAGCCGTTGGGTTGCCTCGTGGTGGTGGTGGGAAATCTCACCGTGGGCGGCACCGGCAAAACACCCGTGGTGGAAAAATTTGCCCGGGCGCTGCGCGATCAGGGGCGGCGCGTCGCCATTCTCAGCCGCGGCTACAAGAGCAAGGCCCCGCCGATGTGGAAAAAATGGTGGTTTTGGATCACCCACACCGCCGAACCACCGCCGCGCATCGTGAGCGATGGCAACGAGGTCCTGCTCAACAGTGAGGAGGCCGGAGACGAACCCTACATGTTGGCGCGCAACCTTCCCGGGGTCCTCGTGTTGGTGGATAAAAACCGCGTCAAAGCCGGCACCTACGCCATCAAACGCTTCGGTTGCGACACCCTCATTCTCGACGACGGCTTCCAATACATGCCGCTCAAGGGGCGGCTGAATCTGTTGCTGGTCGATAAGACGAACCCGTTTGGCAATGGCTTCCTGCTGCCGCGAGGGATCTTGCGTGAGCCCATTTCGCACCTCAAGCGCGCCAGCTACGTTTTTCTGACCAAGAGCAACGGTCAGCGGGACACCGAGCTCGAAGACCTCATCCAAAAGCACAACCCCGGCGTCGATATCATCGAGTGCACCCACCAGCCGCAGTATCTGCAGTTGCTCGGTGAGGCCCCGGAAAACGAAGCGACGCGACGGCCGTTGGAGGAGCTGCAGCTGAAACGCATCGGGGCGTTCAGCGGCATCGCGACGCCCGAAAGTTTTGAGAAATTTCTCCGCGATCTCGGTGCCGACATCGCCTTTGCCCGGCGCTTTTTGGATCACTACCGATTCGTGCCGTCCGACTTTGTCGAAATTTTCAGTGCCGGTTTGGAGCACAAGGTCGACATGATCGTGACGACCGAAAAAGACGCCGTGCGCATCGCGAGCGACATGCCGTGTCCGGTGCCGATCTATTATCTGCGGTTGGAAATCGACATCCTGCACGGGGCCGACGACTTCGATGAGGCGGTGGGCCGACTTTGCTTCGAGCAAACCCGCTAA
- a CDS encoding adenosine deaminase family protein encodes MSDLKTDSLRGFIRALPKTETHLHIEGALPYELLHGLDPQKYPMDPVWRRPEYRFESFPKFDETLLGHALPWFNSPERYYEAARVTFAQHVAQNVRYVETSFHLGIVEFVPFSGREIIAAIRAAVPPGLEVRIYAGMLRENYAGPVGPVIDDLVNWDELDGVDLHGFEQVPTEAWTAPVWQRLRDARKGTKCHAGEFDGAARVREAIEDLGVTRVQHGVRAIEDPAVVQLAVDRGVTFDVCPISNVKLRVCESMAVHPLRALRDAGVHCTISSDDPMVFGNVVSDDYAALAIDGDFTRAELADLARAGWAVADVPVVTREAMLAEIDRVAQAHADV; translated from the coding sequence ATGTCTGATCTGAAAACCGATTCGTTGCGTGGTTTCATCCGCGCGCTCCCGAAAACCGAGACGCATCTTCACATTGAGGGCGCGTTGCCGTATGAGCTGTTGCATGGTCTCGATCCGCAAAAGTATCCCATGGATCCGGTTTGGCGACGACCGGAATATCGCTTCGAGTCGTTCCCTAAATTCGACGAGACGCTGCTCGGCCATGCGCTACCATGGTTCAATTCGCCGGAGCGTTACTACGAGGCCGCGCGGGTGACCTTTGCGCAGCATGTCGCGCAAAACGTGCGTTACGTGGAAACGAGTTTTCATCTGGGCATCGTCGAGTTCGTCCCGTTCTCGGGCCGCGAGATCATCGCGGCGATTCGGGCCGCCGTCCCGCCGGGTCTCGAGGTCCGGATCTATGCCGGCATGTTGCGCGAAAATTACGCGGGACCCGTGGGACCGGTGATCGACGACTTGGTGAATTGGGATGAGCTCGACGGCGTCGATCTGCACGGATTCGAACAGGTTCCGACCGAGGCGTGGACCGCGCCGGTTTGGCAACGGCTGCGCGACGCCCGCAAGGGCACCAAATGCCACGCGGGTGAGTTTGATGGCGCGGCACGCGTCCGCGAAGCGATTGAAGACCTCGGGGTCACGCGGGTGCAACATGGCGTGCGCGCGATCGAGGATCCCGCCGTGGTGCAACTCGCGGTCGATCGCGGCGTCACGTTTGACGTGTGCCCGATCAGCAACGTGAAGCTCCGCGTTTGCGAATCCATGGCTGTGCACCCCTTGCGGGCGCTGCGGGATGCGGGCGTGCATTGCACCATTAGTTCCGACGACCCGATGGTATTCGGCAATGTCGTCAGCGACGATTACGCCGCGCTCGCGATCGACGGCGATTTTACGCGGGCCGAGCTCGCTGATCTCGCGCGAGCGGGGTGGGCCGTCGCGGATGTGCCCGTCGTGACGCGCGAAGCGATGCTCGCCGAGATCGACCGGGTGGCGCAGGCTCACGCCGATGTCTGA
- a CDS encoding RluA family pseudouridine synthase: MSDLFIVPEGHRRARADKALAMAFPEHSRVAWQRAIDAGLVKRNGVALMRKDEVQAGDELTYAMPEVVPTDLTPAQIPLEILFEDEHLLVVNKPAGMVVHPGAGTTGDTLVHALLAHCAGTLSGIGGVERPGIVHRLDRETTGVIVVAKTDTTHRGLAAQFSERDLHKEYLALAMGVPQLLSGSIDKAIQRDSRHRHRMTTSETGKHARTDWKVEETYPDFKITLFRCHIHTGRTHQIRVHLKSIGHSILGDHTYGWRPLEYPDLDVPRVMLHAAYLKFEHPITKEEMEITAPLPADFKVVVAALKT; encoded by the coding sequence ATGTCTGATCTCTTCATTGTGCCGGAAGGCCATCGCCGGGCGCGAGCCGACAAGGCGTTGGCCATGGCATTTCCCGAGCACAGTCGCGTGGCGTGGCAACGCGCCATCGACGCTGGATTGGTGAAGCGGAACGGTGTCGCCCTCATGCGCAAAGACGAGGTGCAGGCCGGGGATGAACTGACTTACGCCATGCCGGAAGTCGTGCCGACCGATCTCACCCCGGCACAGATCCCGCTGGAAATCTTGTTCGAAGACGAGCATCTGCTCGTGGTCAACAAACCGGCGGGCATGGTGGTGCATCCCGGTGCGGGCACCACGGGCGACACGCTCGTGCACGCGTTGTTGGCCCATTGTGCGGGCACGCTGAGTGGGATTGGCGGGGTCGAGCGCCCTGGCATTGTGCATCGGCTCGACCGGGAAACGACCGGCGTGATTGTGGTGGCGAAAACCGACACCACGCATCGGGGGTTGGCCGCTCAGTTTTCCGAACGCGACCTGCACAAGGAATACCTCGCCCTGGCCATGGGAGTGCCGCAACTGCTCAGCGGTTCGATCGACAAAGCCATTCAACGGGATTCCCGCCATCGGCACCGCATGACAACGAGCGAAACCGGCAAGCACGCGCGCACCGATTGGAAGGTCGAGGAGACGTATCCGGATTTTAAAATCACATTGTTTCGCTGTCACATTCACACGGGTCGCACGCACCAGATTCGCGTGCACCTCAAGTCGATCGGTCACTCCATTCTCGGCGACCACACCTACGGTTGGCGACCCCTGGAGTATCCTGACCTGGACGTGCCGCGCGTCATGCTGCACGCCGCGTATTTGAAATTTGAGCACCCGATAACGAAGGAGGAAATGGAGATCACTGCGCCCTTGCCTGCGGACTTCAAAGTCGTGGTCGCAGCGCTGAAGACGTAG